From the genome of Chloroflexota bacterium:
TCCTCTGTGTGCTCTGTGGTGAAAAATTCTCATCTGAATGTTTCCGGCATCTGCACCGCGACGACCTGCCCACGCGCGCACACCTCGCCGTTCGCGGAGAGCGTCGCGTCAATCACGATCTTGCGTCCCTTGATTTCCTTCACCGTTCCGCGCACGACGAGCGGCACGCCCAGCGGCGTTGGGCGCAAATAATCTACGTGCAACGACGCGGTGACGAAACGAAACGGCGGCTCGGTGTCCATCGCGCGATTCTCGGCGCGATACATTGCGGCGGCGGCGGTGCCCGTGCCGTGACAATCAATCAACGACGCGATGAGTCCGCCGTACACGTAACCTGGGATCGCGGTGTGGTACGACTTGGGCATAAACTCGCACACACTCTCGTCACCATCCCAATAACTCTTGATCTGATGCCCGTGTTCGTTCAGACGACCGCAACCGTAACAATGTGCAAGAGTGTCCGGGTAGAAATCCTGGAATGCCTTTTCCCCCATTTCCCTTATTTCCCTTGTTTCCCATTTAACGCGCGCCGAACATGCTTCGCCGGCAACTTGACCAAGCTCTGCAACATTTGCGCGGGACCGATACGCGCGAGTTGTTTGATTTCTTCAGTCGTCCAGTAATGTCCGTCCACGCTCGTCTCGTTGTTGTGAATCGCGCGCAACAAATCTTGCGCGGTCGTGCCGGGATAATTCGTGACCGCGGTGCCAATCGTTTCCTTGATGTGTGAGTCGCTGCCGCCGGTCTCCGGCAACTTGAGCACGCGCGCGTTGATCTCGCGTACCTGTTGCGCGACGACGCGTCCGGCAAGCGACGGGTTCATCGTTTCGAATCCATCAAAGTACACTTCGTCGTGCGGGTTGCGATGAATTCGCATCAAGCCGTTGCGCCCAATCGAGCGAATGAGCCACGACATCGGATGCGGCGCAATGACGATGCCGCCTTGCTCGTGCACCTGCGCGATGGTTTTGTCGAGCGCCATCAACGATTTCACTGGTTGGTCGAGACCCAGGACGAGCAAGTGACCTTCGATGGTCGTGACTTCCATCCCGGTCAATACCTGGAAACGATAATTGCGCCGCGCGGCAAGATTGCGCGCTTCGTCCGCCCCATCGAACATATCGTGATCGGTGATGGCAATCACGTCGAGAGCGGTTTTATTCTCGACGAAATCGAATACTTGTTGGACGGATGCCATCCCATCGCTGTGCGTTGTGTGAATGTGAATGTCGGCTTTACCCATAATAGTTCGTTCGTGCGATGGTGCGATAGTGCGATAGTGCGGCAAAAACTATCGCACTATTCAACTATTGCACTATTGCACTACCAGATTTTTTGAAACATCAACCACTGATCGGGATAGTGACGAATGTAGCGTTCCATCACCGCAGCGAGTCGTTGCGTGCCGGCTTGAATGTCGCCGCGCGCATCGCCGGTGCGTTCAAAAACGAGCGGCGGTTCGAGGATGACGAGCGAACGATTGTCGGCTTGGCGAATCGAAAAACCGATGATGACCGGTACGCCAAACTTGAGTGCCAATTGCACCGCGCCGTCCGGCATTTGCGTCGGCTTGCCGAAGAATTGCACGATGGGACCGGTCTTTGTAATATCGCGATCATACGCCAGCCCGGCGATGCCGCCTTCCTTGAGCACCTTGATCAGCGCGCGCGGTGCGACATCGAGCGGTGCCATTTCGATGCCCTGGCTTTTTCGCAAGCCGAGCACGTACTGAAACAGTTTTTCGGGACCGAAGCGTTCGTTGGGTACGACGACCTTGACATTGAGATACACCGCGGTGAGCTGGATCACCATGTCCCACGCGCCGAAATGCCCCGACCCGGCGATGACGCCCTTGCCTTGCTTGATCGCATTTTCGAGGTAGGCGAGTCCGTCCACGCGAAAGAGTTGACGCTGAATTGTCTCGCGGGTCAAGCCGTGGTTGCGGAATAAATCAAAATAATTTTTAATTAAATTCTGAAACCCGCGCCGCGCGACGCTGTGTACCTGATCGTCGGTCGCGCCATCGCCGAGAATCGTTCGCACGTTGAACAAGTACGTCGGCTGTTTGTGCGCGCCGAATAAAAACCAAACATTGCCGACGAACGCGCACAATGCGTACCCGATGCGCGCGGGAATGTGTGGGGCAAGCAAACCAGCGAATCGGAAGAGATAGTATTTGAGCATAGGTCACGATTTGTTCGCGCTGAGCGACGCATTTTTGATTTGTTCGAGACGCTTGGCGTCCATGTTCCACATCGGACGGAACACGTACCACTGTTCGGGATGTTCGCGGATGAACACTTCCATCTGCCGCGCGATTTGTTGCATCGTCATTTGCATGACTTGACGGCGTTCTCCAATCGCCTTGACCACGATTGGCTCGTTCGTGTGAATGTACATGTGCGCGTCGTCCGCGACGAACACGTGACCGACGATAATCGCCGCGCCGGTGAGGAGCGCCATCTGGGCGGGACCGGCGGGAAAATCGGTGGATGCGCCGAAGAACGTCACCGGCACGGTGGTGATATCAAAATGATGCGTGACGCCGAAATCGAGGAGGAATGCGGTCATCTCGTTGCGTTTGAGTGCCTGGAGGATTTTGCGCGGCGCGCTGTCGTAGGGAAATAGGTGAACCCCGCGCGCAGCGCGAATCTTGGTGAGGTAATCCATTAGTTGCGCCGGACGCAACGATTCGGCGACGAGCGTAAAAGGTTTGAATCGCATCGCCATGACCGCGCTGGGTAAATCGGTGTTGCCAAAGTGCGCGCTGACGACGATCGCGCCTTTGCCGGGCGCGAGCGCGGTTTCGAAATGTGCCGGTGAGACAATCGTCACGCGCGCGTCCAACTGGGCGGCAGTCATGCTGGGATAGATCATCACATCACGCAGTTGCCGCGCGAAATTTTTGAACGCGCCGCGCGCGACGCGTTGCACGGCGGGATCCTCCGCGGGCTTGCCGAGGACACGCGCAAAGTTTTCTTCGGCGACGCGGCGGCGCAGTGGCATCGCATAGTACGCCGCTTCGCCCATCGCGCCAGCCAGCCAAAAGGATACGCGGTGCGGGGTCAGCGCAATCAAAAACATCCCGAGTCGCCATAACCAGTATAACACAATCACAGGCGCACACTCCTCGAGTCCATCATCGGGGGATGAGTAAATCGAACTGACGCGCGTACGTGTCGAGCCGCGCGCGGTCGAGCGAGCAATGGACTTCGCGCCCATTGCGTTGCGTCTTGACCAGCCCGGTTTGTTTGAGCCGATGCAAATGCCACGAGACGAGCGGCTGACTCAGACGCAAGCCGCGCGCTAACTCGGAGACGGTGGCATCGCGCCGCGCCAGTTGCGCGAGGATGCGCAGGCGCGCCCCGTCCGCCAGGATGCGGTAATAGTCGCGTAATTCTTTTAGTCCGCGCAAGTCCGTTTCGATTCGCATGATTTTGAAATTGGAGATTGGAAGTTGGAGGTTGGAGGTTGGACATTGGAGACTAGAAAGTAGAAGGTGGACCTGTGCCTAACTTCCAACTTCCAATTACTAATTTCCAACCTCCAATCTCCAATTCCCGACACATAAACAACGATTTATATATTACCCAAAAGCAATGTTTTGTCAATCAGTCGAGAACCCGGTATAATCGAATTGAGCGACTATGCAATTACCCGCGATGCCGCGCTGGGATGTGGTCCCGGCGGAAGCGATGCGAATTCAGCACGACCTTGCCGCGCGCGTGATCGAACGCGACGCGGTGGACGAGGCGCGCTTGCTCGCGGGTGTGGATGTCGGATTCGAGGGCGAAGGGAATCGCATCGCGCGCGCGGCGGTCGTCGTTCTGCGCGCGACTGATCTCGCGCCGGTGGATTACGCGATCGCGCGCGTGCCGGTTGCGTTTCCGTACATCCCAGGGTTGCTCGCGTTCCGTGAATTGCCGGTCATCTGGCGCGCGCTCGCCGAGTTGCAGACGACGCCGGATGTGATCGTCGTGGATGGACAGGGACGCGCGCATCCACGTCGCTTGGGCATCGCGTCGCACCTGGGTGTGCTACTCGATGTGCCGACGATTGGTTGCGCGAAATCTATTCTGTGCGGCAAGGCGGACGCGCCGCAAGAGGCGCGCGGCGCGTGGTCGCCGCTCGTGGATCGTGGTGAGACCATCGGCGCGGCGTTGCGTACGCGCGTGGGCGCATCGCCGGTGTACGTGAGCGTGGGGCATCGCGTGACGTTGCCACGCGCGATTGAGTTGGTTCTGCAGTGTTGCAAATCCTATCGTCTGCCCGAAACGACGCGCTGGGCGCATCGCGTCGCGGGCGGCGAGCCCATTGTCGTGCAAACACAAGAGAGATTGCTCTGATGCCAAATGATCAGAAAATTCTTCAAGCCGCGCGGCTACTTATTCACGCCAAGCGCGTCGTCGCGTTGACCGGCGCGGGAATCTCGACGCCGTCGGGTGTGCCGGATTTTCGCAGTCCCGGTTCCGGTTTGTGGAAACGCGCCGACCCGATGGAAGTCGCATCGTTCTGGGGTTTTAACGCGCACCCCGATAGTTTTTACGAATGGTTCAAACCGCTGGTCGAATTGATCGTCCGCGCGCAGCCGAATTCCGCGCACCATGCGCTCGCCGAACTCGAAGCGATGGGAAAACTCCGCGCGGTCATCACACAGAACATTGATGATCTGCATCAACGCGCGGGCAGTAAACGCGTGTTGCAAGTGCACGGTCATTTGCGCCAAGCGACGTGCATTCGTTGCATGTATCAAACCGATGCGCGACCGCTTATCGAAGAATTTCTCGCGCGGGGACGCGCGCCGCAGTGTGAACAGTGCGGCGGACCGATGAAGCCGGACGTGGTGTTGTTCGGCGAAATGTTGCCGGTGCGCGTGATGTTCGAAGCGGAGCAGGAATCGCGGCAGTGCGATGTGATGATCGTGGCAGGGTCGTCGCTAGAGGTCGCGCCCGCCGGCGATTTGCCGCTCTTCGCGAAAAAGCAGGGCGCGCAGCTCATCGTCGTCAACCGAACGCCGACGATTGCGGACGCGCACGCCCAGGTCGTTCTGCGCGAAGA
Proteins encoded in this window:
- a CDS encoding PaaI family thioesterase encodes the protein MGEKAFQDFYPDTLAHCYGCGRLNEHGHQIKSYWDGDESVCEFMPKSYHTAIPGYVYGGLIASLIDCHGTGTAAAAMYRAENRAMDTEPPFRFVTASLHVDYLRPTPLGVPLVVRGTVKEIKGRKIVIDATLSANGEVCARGQVVAVQMPETFR
- a CDS encoding PHP domain-containing protein — encoded protein: MGKADIHIHTTHSDGMASVQQVFDFVENKTALDVIAITDHDMFDGADEARNLAARRNYRFQVLTGMEVTTIEGHLLVLGLDQPVKSLMALDKTIAQVHEQGGIVIAPHPMSWLIRSIGRNGLMRIHRNPHDEVYFDGFETMNPSLAGRVVAQQVREINARVLKLPETGGSDSHIKETIGTAVTNYPGTTAQDLLRAIHNNETSVDGHYWTTEEIKQLARIGPAQMLQSLVKLPAKHVRRALNGKQGK
- a CDS encoding lysophospholipid acyltransferase family protein; its protein translation is MIVLYWLWRLGMFLIALTPHRVSFWLAGAMGEAAYYAMPLRRRVAEENFARVLGKPAEDPAVQRVARGAFKNFARQLRDVMIYPSMTAAQLDARVTIVSPAHFETALAPGKGAIVVSAHFGNTDLPSAVMAMRFKPFTLVAESLRPAQLMDYLTKIRAARGVHLFPYDSAPRKILQALKRNEMTAFLLDFGVTHHFDITTVPVTFFGASTDFPAGPAQMALLTGAAIIVGHVFVADDAHMYIHTNEPIVVKAIGERRQVMQMTMQQIARQMEVFIREHPEQWYVFRPMWNMDAKRLEQIKNASLSANKS
- a CDS encoding winged helix-turn-helix transcriptional regulator; this encodes MRIETDLRGLKELRDYYRILADGARLRILAQLARRDATVSELARGLRLSQPLVSWHLHRLKQTGLVKTQRNGREVHCSLDRARLDTYARQFDLLIPR
- the nfi gene encoding deoxyribonuclease V, which translates into the protein MQLPAMPRWDVVPAEAMRIQHDLAARVIERDAVDEARLLAGVDVGFEGEGNRIARAAVVVLRATDLAPVDYAIARVPVAFPYIPGLLAFRELPVIWRALAELQTTPDVIVVDGQGRAHPRRLGIASHLGVLLDVPTIGCAKSILCGKADAPQEARGAWSPLVDRGETIGAALRTRVGASPVYVSVGHRVTLPRAIELVLQCCKSYRLPETTRWAHRVAGGEPIVVQTQERLL
- a CDS encoding NAD-dependent deacylase; translation: MPNDQKILQAARLLIHAKRVVALTGAGISTPSGVPDFRSPGSGLWKRADPMEVASFWGFNAHPDSFYEWFKPLVELIVRAQPNSAHHALAELEAMGKLRAVITQNIDDLHQRAGSKRVLQVHGHLRQATCIRCMYQTDARPLIEEFLARGRAPQCEQCGGPMKPDVVLFGEMLPVRVMFEAEQESRQCDVMIVAGSSLEVAPAGDLPLFAKKQGAQLIVVNRTPTIADAHAQVVLREDVAVALPKIVAAVKK